In Mycobacterium sp. 050128, one genomic interval encodes:
- a CDS encoding DUF3017 domain-containing protein, with protein sequence MSLAKTAAKAQWPILLVGLIFVTAFALVGANFWRRGSLLIGIAVGAAAILRLVLSDDRAGLLVVRSKGIDFMTTATVGAAMVYIAWTIDPLGTG encoded by the coding sequence ATGAGTTTGGCGAAGACCGCGGCAAAAGCCCAGTGGCCGATCCTGCTGGTCGGGCTGATCTTCGTGACGGCATTCGCGTTGGTGGGCGCCAACTTCTGGCGTCGCGGTTCGCTGTTGATCGGCATCGCCGTCGGTGCCGCCGCGATATTGCGTTTGGTGCTATCCGATGATCGCGCCGGCCTTTTGGTGGTGCGCAGCAAGGGCATTGACTTCATGACGACCGCGACCGTCGGGGCCGCGATGGTCTATATCGCCTGGACCATCGATCCGCTGGGTACCGGCTAG
- a CDS encoding FAD-dependent oxidoreductase has product MDRGISRQAFLRGAVSMLATGAVLGTTRAAADPGAAVASWNGLASTIGGSVVLPTNGAQFASSKQVFNSFYNNSSPAAIVAVSSQADVQKAVAFATANKLKVAPRGGGHSYIGASSANGTMVLDLRGLPGGANLDGGNVTVTPATNLWALHQACAGAGRGVPTGSCPTVGVTGLTLGGGIGADSRHAGLACDALQSATVVLPSGDVVTASANDHPDLFWALRGGGGGNIGVTTSMTFATFPTGDADVIRLEFAPSSAVQVLVGWQNWLNGADRNAWAMVDLAVGSVQPDCHILATCPAGGAPGVIDAIKAAVGLQPSAVTNKTMNRMDLVTYLAGGSSTSPPRGFVAGSDVITTVNSAAAHAIAAAIGQWPASGGKASLLVDPLGGAIADVAPGDSAFPWRKQSAVLQWYVEPAANQVAAATQWLSSAHQAVQQFSVGGYVNYLEPNSPASRYFGSNLSQLTSVRQKYDPNQVMYSGLKF; this is encoded by the coding sequence ATGGATCGTGGCATCTCGCGCCAGGCGTTTCTCCGCGGCGCCGTTTCAATGTTGGCGACCGGCGCGGTGCTCGGGACCACGCGGGCTGCCGCCGACCCCGGCGCCGCCGTCGCGAGCTGGAACGGCTTGGCCTCCACCATCGGCGGCAGTGTCGTGCTGCCGACCAACGGCGCCCAATTTGCTTCCAGCAAACAGGTTTTCAACTCGTTCTACAACAACTCCAGCCCTGCGGCGATCGTCGCGGTGTCCTCGCAAGCCGACGTCCAGAAGGCGGTCGCCTTCGCGACGGCGAACAAGCTCAAGGTCGCACCGCGCGGCGGCGGCCATTCCTACATCGGGGCATCGAGCGCCAACGGCACGATGGTGCTCGACCTGCGCGGACTGCCGGGTGGCGCGAACCTCGACGGCGGCAACGTCACGGTGACCCCGGCGACGAATCTGTGGGCGCTACACCAGGCCTGCGCCGGCGCCGGTCGCGGGGTGCCGACCGGCAGTTGTCCCACCGTCGGTGTCACGGGGCTGACGCTCGGCGGGGGGATCGGCGCCGATTCCCGGCATGCCGGCCTGGCCTGCGACGCGCTGCAGTCGGCCACCGTGGTGCTTCCCAGCGGCGATGTGGTCACCGCGTCCGCCAACGATCATCCGGACCTGTTCTGGGCACTTCGCGGCGGCGGTGGCGGCAACATCGGGGTGACGACGTCGATGACCTTCGCGACCTTCCCGACCGGCGACGCCGACGTGATCCGGCTGGAGTTCGCCCCTTCGTCGGCGGTCCAGGTACTCGTCGGCTGGCAGAACTGGCTGAACGGCGCCGACCGAAACGCTTGGGCCATGGTCGATCTCGCGGTCGGCTCGGTCCAGCCCGACTGCCATATCCTGGCGACCTGCCCTGCCGGCGGTGCGCCCGGGGTGATCGACGCGATCAAGGCCGCGGTCGGTTTGCAGCCCAGTGCGGTGACCAACAAGACGATGAACCGAATGGACCTCGTGACGTATCTGGCCGGTGGCAGCTCGACATCGCCACCGCGAGGGTTCGTGGCCGGATCCGATGTGATCACCACCGTGAATTCTGCTGCGGCCCATGCCATTGCGGCCGCGATCGGGCAGTGGCCCGCGTCGGGCGGAAAGGCCTCGCTGCTGGTGGATCCGCTCGGTGGTGCCATCGCCGACGTCGCCCCCGGGGATTCGGCGTTTCCGTGGCGCAAGCAGTCCGCGGTGCTGCAATGGTACGTCGAACCCGCAGCCAACCAGGTCGCGGCCGCGACGCAGTGGCTGAGTTCAGCGCACCAAGCGGTCCAACAGTTTTCGGTCGGCGGTTACGTCAACTACCTGGAGCCCAACAGCCCGGCGTCGCGCTACTTCGGCTCGAATCTGTCGCAACTGACCTCCGTGCGCCAGAAGTACGACCCCAACCAGGTCATGTACTCCGGCCTGAAATTCTGA
- a CDS encoding HNH endonuclease signature motif containing protein: MSSGVVADREAVTAAFDALDTALDTVAALDTQMLCTRERLALLARYEKVRRRLSVGEHPLINELAHEATPAELGGKLCHAIADWTLISRADAARRVREAADLGPRRAITGEPLAAVLASTAAAQREGQLGRDHVAVIRRFYHQLPGWIDAETRDCAEADLARLATQYRPDQLAGLADHLADLLNPDGTYTDDDRAHRRGLTLGHQQPDGMSALTGWLTPEARATLEAVLAKLAAPGMCNPTDHTPCIDGTPSQDAIDHDPRSAAQRHHDGLNAALRAVLASGELGQHNGLPAAIIVSTTLQELDAAAGHGITGGGTRLPISDVIRLARHAHHYLAIFDKGKAVSLHHTKRLASPGQRIVLYAKDRGCTAPGCTVPGYYCEVHHITDYATCHSTGIDNLTLACGPHHRLLQPHGWTTRQHPNGDTQWIPPPHLDHGQPRTNTYHHPKRMLYDLDE; this comes from the coding sequence ATGAGTTCGGGTGTGGTCGCGGATCGAGAGGCCGTCACGGCGGCCTTCGACGCGTTGGACACCGCCCTCGATACGGTCGCCGCACTCGATACGCAGATGCTGTGCACCCGCGAGCGCCTCGCGCTGCTGGCCCGCTACGAGAAAGTCCGGCGCCGCTTGTCCGTGGGCGAGCATCCGCTGATCAATGAGCTGGCACACGAAGCCACGCCGGCGGAGTTGGGGGGCAAACTGTGCCACGCGATCGCGGACTGGACGTTGATCAGCCGCGCCGACGCCGCCCGCCGGGTGCGTGAGGCCGCCGATCTGGGCCCGCGGCGCGCCATTACGGGTGAGCCGTTGGCGGCGGTGCTGGCTTCCACCGCCGCCGCGCAGCGCGAAGGTCAGCTGGGGCGTGACCACGTCGCGGTGATCCGGCGCTTCTATCACCAGCTACCCGGCTGGATCGACGCCGAGACCCGTGACTGCGCCGAGGCCGATCTCGCCAGGCTGGCCACCCAGTACCGCCCCGACCAGCTCGCCGGACTGGCTGACCACCTCGCCGACCTGCTCAACCCCGACGGCACCTACACCGACGACGACCGCGCCCACCGACGCGGCCTGACCCTGGGCCACCAGCAACCCGACGGCATGTCCGCCCTGACCGGCTGGCTGACACCGGAAGCCCGCGCCACCCTGGAAGCCGTGCTGGCCAAGCTGGCCGCCCCCGGCATGTGCAACCCCACCGACCACACCCCCTGTATCGACGGCACACCCAGCCAAGACGCCATCGATCACGACCCCCGCTCAGCAGCCCAACGCCACCACGACGGACTCAACGCCGCCCTGCGCGCGGTCCTGGCCTCCGGCGAGCTCGGTCAGCACAATGGGCTGCCCGCCGCCATCATCGTCTCCACCACCCTGCAAGAGCTCGACGCCGCCGCCGGCCACGGGATCACCGGCGGAGGCACCCGGCTGCCGATCAGCGACGTCATCCGCCTGGCCCGCCACGCCCACCACTACCTGGCCATCTTCGACAAGGGCAAAGCTGTTTCCCTGCATCACACCAAACGACTCGCCTCACCCGGACAACGAATCGTGTTGTACGCCAAAGACCGTGGCTGCACCGCACCGGGCTGCACCGTGCCCGGCTACTACTGCGAAGTCCACCACATCACCGACTACGCCACCTGCCACAGCACCGGTATCGACAACCTCACCCTGGCCTGCGGCCCGCACCACCGCCTGCTCCAACCCCACGGCTGGACCACCCGACAACACCCCAACGGCGACACCCAATGGATCCCACCACCGCATCTCGACCACGGCCAACCCCGCACCAACACCTACCACCACCCCAAACGAATGCTCTACGACCTCGACGAGTAG
- a CDS encoding bifunctional methylenetetrahydrofolate dehydrogenase/methenyltetrahydrofolate cyclohydrolase — MGAITLDGKATRDEIFVDLKERVAALTAAGRTPGLATILVGDDPGSQAYVRGKHADCAKVGITSIRRDLPADISTAKLNDTIDELNANPDCTGYIVQLPLPEHLDENAALERIDPAKDADGLHPTNLGRLVLNNPAPLPCTPRGIVHLLRRYDVVIAGAHVVVIGRGVTVGRPLGLLLTRRSENATVTLCHTGTRDLPALTKQADIIVAAVGVPHLVTADMVRPGAAVLDVGVSRVDDKLTGDVHPDVWEVAGHVSPNPGGIGPLTRAFLLTNVVELAERQ, encoded by the coding sequence GTGGGCGCAATCACACTGGACGGCAAGGCCACCCGCGACGAGATCTTCGTCGACCTCAAGGAACGAGTCGCGGCACTCACCGCGGCGGGGCGCACGCCCGGGCTGGCCACGATCCTGGTCGGGGACGACCCGGGCTCTCAGGCCTACGTGCGCGGCAAGCATGCCGACTGCGCGAAGGTGGGCATCACCTCGATCCGTCGCGACCTGCCCGCCGACATCTCCACGGCCAAGCTGAACGACACGATCGACGAGCTGAACGCCAACCCCGACTGCACCGGCTACATCGTGCAGTTGCCACTGCCCGAGCATCTCGACGAGAACGCGGCGCTCGAGCGTATCGATCCAGCCAAGGACGCCGACGGCCTGCACCCGACGAACCTGGGCCGGCTGGTGCTGAACAACCCGGCTCCGCTGCCGTGCACTCCGCGGGGCATCGTGCACCTGCTGCGCCGCTACGACGTCGTTATCGCCGGTGCGCACGTGGTCGTCATCGGCCGCGGCGTCACGGTCGGCCGACCGCTGGGCCTGCTGTTGACGCGGCGTTCGGAGAACGCGACGGTGACGTTGTGCCACACCGGAACTCGTGACCTACCGGCGTTGACGAAGCAGGCCGACATCATCGTCGCCGCCGTCGGCGTGCCGCACTTGGTGACCGCCGACATGGTTCGCCCGGGCGCCGCGGTGCTCGACGTCGGCGTCAGCCGGGTGGACGACAAGCTCACCGGCGACGTGCATCCCGACGTCTGGGAGGTAGCCGGTCACGTGTCGCCGAACCCGGGCGGCATCGGCCCGCTGACCCGCGCGTTCCTGCTCACGAACGTGGTCGAACTGGCCGAGCGGCAATGA
- a CDS encoding MFS transporter: MPRAAEYASAVQDYPAAKVADPQRAPRWKPIVLLALVVGLQSADAGTVGALVVPLTRSLHINNIQVGLLVTVSTGVGAVATLVAGPLADRTVRVRLLWTALLLCSAAMALSAASPNYGWLLGCRVALGAGIAVSGPVVASLVGDYFKPAERGRVYGLVLAGEGTCTAIGLLVAGELGAVSWRLGFGWLAVVGLVLSVAVGTLLREPSRGSRLGDRMTDGPRRSVWRELRWVLSIRTNVVLIAASSFGYFFSTGLSTFGVALLCGRFEIGQSVATMLIAVLGVGALTGVLTTGRLADRLTHRGHISARIVVGGAAFLAAAVFILPTLLADSLLLALVFAFFAGTAMGGVNPPLNAARLDIVHSRLWGTAEAVRSTLVSVSTGLAPVAFGGVSTALGGTPGALGDTFLIMLVMLIVAAGLLLVVARRTYPRDVATAMASEVLTATTEPARCRT; encoded by the coding sequence GTGCCTAGGGCCGCAGAGTACGCCTCCGCGGTACAGGATTATCCAGCCGCGAAAGTTGCGGATCCCCAGCGTGCCCCGCGATGGAAGCCAATCGTGCTGCTGGCTTTGGTAGTTGGGCTGCAAAGCGCCGACGCCGGCACCGTGGGGGCACTGGTTGTCCCACTCACGCGGTCATTGCACATCAACAACATTCAGGTTGGCCTGCTGGTTACCGTGTCGACCGGCGTCGGCGCCGTGGCCACCCTGGTGGCCGGACCGCTCGCCGACCGCACGGTGCGGGTGCGCCTGCTGTGGACGGCGCTGCTGCTGTGTTCGGCGGCGATGGCGCTGAGCGCGGCCAGCCCCAACTACGGCTGGCTGCTCGGGTGCCGGGTGGCCCTCGGCGCCGGGATCGCGGTATCCGGGCCCGTGGTCGCCTCGCTGGTCGGTGACTACTTCAAACCGGCTGAGCGCGGTCGCGTCTACGGGCTCGTCCTCGCGGGCGAGGGCACGTGTACGGCCATCGGGCTGCTGGTCGCGGGCGAACTCGGTGCCGTCAGCTGGCGGCTGGGCTTCGGCTGGCTGGCCGTGGTGGGTCTCGTCCTCAGCGTCGCGGTGGGGACGCTGCTGCGCGAACCGTCGCGTGGCAGCCGCCTCGGCGACCGGATGACGGATGGACCGCGCCGCTCGGTCTGGCGGGAACTGCGCTGGGTGCTCTCGATCCGCACCAATGTCGTTCTGATCGCGGCATCCTCGTTCGGCTACTTCTTCTCCACCGGGTTGAGCACGTTCGGTGTCGCCCTGCTGTGCGGCCGGTTTGAGATCGGTCAGTCGGTGGCGACCATGCTGATCGCCGTCCTCGGGGTCGGTGCGCTGACCGGCGTGCTCACCACCGGACGCCTGGCCGACCGGCTGACCCATCGGGGTCACATCAGCGCACGGATTGTGGTGGGCGGGGCGGCTTTTCTCGCCGCGGCGGTGTTCATCCTTCCGACACTGCTCGCGGACAGCCTGCTGTTGGCGCTGGTATTCGCGTTCTTCGCGGGGACCGCGATGGGCGGGGTGAACCCGCCGCTGAATGCGGCGAGGCTGGACATCGTCCATTCACGGCTGTGGGGCACCGCGGAGGCGGTGCGTAGCACCCTGGTGTCGGTATCGACGGGGTTGGCGCCGGTGGCCTTCGGCGGGGTGTCCACGGCGCTGGGGGGCACCCCCGGCGCATTGGGCGACACCTTCCTGATCATGCTGGTCATGCTGATCGTCGCCGCGGGGCTGTTGCTGGTCGTGGCCCGGCGTACCTACCCGCGCGATGTCGCGACGGCGATGGCTTCCGAGGTCCTGACGGCTACTACCGAACCGGCGCGGTGCCGAACTTGA
- a CDS encoding NADH:flavin oxidoreductase produces MASDQPQIPDVFSPATLGPITLRNRTIKSATFEARTPGALVSDDLIEYHRAPAAGGVGMTTVAYCAVSQGGRTEGNGLWMRPEAVPGLRKLTDAIHAEGAAISAQIGHAGPVANAKSNKAKALAPVRFFNPIGMRFAKKATRDDIQDVITAHANAARFAMEAGFDAVEIHLGHNYLASSFLSPLINRRDDEFGGSLENRAKVARGIVMAVRRAVENEGTPIAVTAKLNMADGVRGAITTEESLITAKWLEEDGGLDAIELTAGSSLVNPMYLFRGDAPIKEFAGAFKPPLRWGMRMTGTKFLREYPYHEAYLLRDAKLFRAELKMPLILLGGITNRETMDLAMAEGFEFVAMARALLAEPDLINRLVADGAQHSVHSACTHCNRCMPTIYTRTRCVVTGAPDNS; encoded by the coding sequence ATGGCATCTGACCAGCCCCAGATTCCGGACGTGTTCAGCCCGGCAACGCTCGGTCCCATCACGCTGCGCAACCGGACCATCAAGTCCGCGACGTTCGAAGCACGCACTCCCGGCGCTCTGGTGAGCGACGACCTGATCGAGTACCACCGCGCGCCGGCTGCCGGCGGGGTCGGCATGACGACTGTCGCCTACTGCGCCGTCTCCCAGGGCGGACGCACCGAGGGCAACGGTCTGTGGATGCGCCCCGAGGCGGTGCCGGGGTTGCGCAAGCTCACCGACGCGATCCACGCCGAGGGCGCGGCGATCAGCGCGCAGATCGGCCACGCCGGTCCGGTCGCCAACGCCAAGTCCAACAAGGCCAAGGCGCTGGCACCGGTGCGGTTCTTCAACCCGATCGGAATGCGCTTCGCCAAGAAGGCAACCCGCGACGACATCCAAGACGTGATCACCGCACACGCCAACGCGGCCCGGTTCGCGATGGAAGCCGGCTTCGACGCGGTCGAAATTCATTTGGGCCACAACTATTTGGCGAGTTCGTTCCTGTCGCCGTTGATCAACCGTCGCGACGACGAATTCGGTGGCTCACTGGAGAACCGGGCCAAGGTGGCGCGCGGCATTGTGATGGCCGTTCGCCGTGCGGTGGAGAACGAAGGAACGCCGATCGCGGTCACGGCCAAGCTCAACATGGCCGACGGCGTGCGCGGCGCCATCACCACCGAAGAGTCGCTGATCACCGCCAAGTGGCTGGAAGAAGACGGTGGCCTGGACGCGATCGAACTGACCGCGGGCAGCTCGCTGGTCAACCCGATGTATCTGTTCCGCGGCGACGCGCCGATCAAGGAGTTCGCCGGCGCCTTCAAGCCGCCGCTGCGCTGGGGCATGCGCATGACGGGCACGAAGTTCTTGCGCGAATACCCTTACCACGAGGCGTATCTGCTGCGCGACGCCAAACTGTTCCGGGCCGAACTCAAGATGCCGCTGATCCTGCTGGGCGGCATCACCAACCGGGAGACGATGGACCTCGCGATGGCCGAGGGTTTCGAATTCGTCGCGATGGCCCGGGCGCTGCTGGCCGAGCCGGACCTGATCAATCGGCTCGTGGCCGACGGCGCCCAGCACAGCGTCCATTCGGCGTGTACGCACTGCAACCGGTGCATGCCGACGATCTACACGCGCACCCGCTGCGTCGTCACCGGAGCGCCCGACAACAGCTGA
- a CDS encoding DUF732 domain-containing protein, giving the protein MKAVAAAHGWVWMFRQQPLPVRLLTALAGLFAVAAAFGSPPAEADANADDSFIDALNHAGVDFGQPGNAMAVGESICPMLAQPGGSFAGAVTSVRRQGMSPAMAQMFTTIAIQSYCPQAMASLASGNMPNMPGGMMPGGMPNLPGGMMPGTPNLPGVMPNIPGAIPNMPGGAVPNLPQITGPGI; this is encoded by the coding sequence ATGAAAGCAGTTGCAGCTGCGCATGGTTGGGTCTGGATGTTTCGTCAGCAACCCCTGCCGGTTCGCTTGTTGACCGCCCTGGCCGGGCTGTTCGCCGTCGCCGCGGCGTTTGGTTCACCGCCGGCCGAGGCGGACGCGAATGCCGACGATAGCTTCATCGACGCGCTGAACCACGCCGGCGTCGACTTCGGCCAGCCCGGAAACGCAATGGCCGTGGGCGAATCCATCTGCCCGATGCTGGCCCAGCCCGGCGGCAGCTTCGCCGGGGCCGTTACCAGCGTCAGACGCCAGGGCATGTCGCCGGCGATGGCTCAGATGTTCACCACGATCGCGATTCAGTCGTACTGCCCGCAGGCGATGGCGAGCTTGGCCAGTGGCAATATGCCCAACATGCCGGGCGGCATGATGCCCGGCGGCATGCCGAACCTGCCCGGCGGCATGATGCCCGGCACGCCGAACCTGCCCGGCGTGATGCCGAACATCCCGGGTGCAATCCCGAACATGCCGGGCGGCGCGGTCCCCAACCTGCCCCAGATAACGGGCCCGGGGATCTAG
- a CDS encoding ATP-binding cassette domain-containing protein: protein MNPPAPPTLTVRHDGSERTFAAGHDVVVGRDLRADLRITHPLISRAHLLLRFDQGRWLAIDNGSLNGTFANGRRVPVVDIHDGQSVNIGNPDGPLLTFEVGRHQGMAGRPPRTESMGVPVGAGAAGTAWPSSQASGQPLAAPPGRQTTWGAGPAPRPHPGAPGQRPGPPGQPMYPTSLGRPPGYPPGGPPPPGSPPPPPMPAAPRTQMAPVVAEDKAAPEVGNLATKMFQALLPSRSGAMQKPTAGAQTIGRATDNDIVIQDVLASRHHAFLLQTALGTEIRDAHSINGTFVNGVRAGSAVLTEGDVVTIGNVDLVFSRDTLVRRTEAATRTGGLEVNSVCYTVEQGKKQLLDHISLTARPGTLTAIIGGSGAGKTTLSRLIAGYTSPTSGTVTFEGHNIHTEYASLRSRIGMVPQDDVVHRQLTVNQALGYAAELRLPPDTSKADREQVVSQVLEELELTKHAETRVDKLSGGQRKRASVALELLTGPSLLLLDEPTTGLDPALDRQVMMMLRQLADAGRVVLVVTHSVSYLDVCDQLLLVAPGGKTAFLGPPSQIGAAMGTTNWADIFAKVGADPDEANRRFLAENQHQLPQVPSEHSPAADLGEAPHANAFRQFSTIARRQIRLVISDRGYTVFLALLPFLIGILTLTVRGNSGYGMSDPLGNNPAQPDQILVMLNVGAVFMGTALTIRDLIGERPIFRREQAVGLSTGAYMGAKIVVFSTFAIVQAAIATIISVIGWGKPISNAVILGDVNFELFVTVAATCVGAALLGMALSALAQSQDQIMPMLVVSIMSQLVFSGGMIWVTNRAVLDQLSWVTPARWGFAASASTIDTHRLIPGPTDPKDQHWNHTKSAWLFDMAMLGVLCISYSAIVWWKIRLKRR, encoded by the coding sequence ATGAATCCACCTGCCCCGCCGACGTTGACCGTCCGGCATGACGGGTCGGAGCGCACCTTCGCCGCGGGTCACGACGTGGTGGTGGGGCGCGACCTCCGGGCCGATTTGCGCATCACGCACCCCCTGATTTCGCGAGCCCATCTGTTGCTGCGCTTCGACCAGGGCCGGTGGCTGGCGATCGACAACGGTTCGCTCAACGGAACTTTCGCCAACGGCAGGCGGGTGCCGGTCGTCGATATCCACGACGGGCAGAGCGTCAACATCGGAAACCCGGACGGCCCGCTGCTGACGTTCGAGGTCGGGCGGCATCAGGGGATGGCCGGGCGTCCGCCGCGGACCGAGTCGATGGGCGTCCCGGTCGGGGCCGGGGCCGCCGGAACGGCGTGGCCTTCGTCACAGGCGTCGGGGCAACCGCTGGCCGCTCCACCCGGGCGCCAGACCACCTGGGGCGCGGGTCCCGCGCCACGTCCGCATCCCGGCGCGCCGGGCCAGCGGCCGGGGCCGCCGGGGCAACCGATGTATCCGACGTCGCTGGGGCGGCCGCCCGGGTATCCCCCGGGTGGCCCGCCGCCGCCCGGCAGCCCGCCTCCCCCGCCCATGCCTGCCGCACCGCGAACGCAGATGGCACCGGTTGTCGCCGAGGACAAAGCGGCGCCAGAGGTGGGAAATCTGGCGACCAAGATGTTCCAGGCGCTGCTGCCGTCCCGGTCGGGCGCGATGCAAAAGCCCACCGCCGGCGCGCAAACGATCGGGCGCGCCACCGACAACGACATCGTCATCCAGGACGTCTTGGCCTCGCGCCATCACGCGTTCTTGCTGCAGACGGCGCTCGGCACCGAGATCCGCGACGCGCACAGCATCAACGGGACCTTCGTCAACGGCGTCCGCGCCGGCTCGGCGGTGCTGACCGAGGGCGACGTCGTCACGATCGGAAACGTCGACCTCGTCTTCAGCCGCGACACCCTGGTGCGCCGCACCGAAGCGGCGACGCGCACCGGCGGCCTCGAGGTGAACTCGGTCTGCTACACCGTCGAGCAGGGCAAAAAGCAGCTGCTGGACCACATCTCGCTGACCGCCCGACCCGGCACCCTGACGGCCATCATCGGCGGGTCCGGCGCCGGCAAGACGACGCTGTCGCGGCTGATCGCCGGCTACACCAGCCCGACTTCCGGCACCGTGACCTTCGAGGGCCACAACATCCACACCGAGTATGCGTCGCTGCGCAGCAGAATCGGGATGGTCCCGCAGGACGACGTCGTGCACCGCCAGCTCACGGTCAATCAGGCGCTGGGTTACGCGGCCGAGCTGCGGCTGCCGCCGGACACCAGCAAGGCCGACCGCGAACAGGTGGTGTCCCAGGTGCTCGAGGAACTCGAGCTGACCAAGCACGCCGAAACCCGCGTCGACAAACTCTCCGGCGGCCAGCGCAAGCGCGCCTCGGTGGCCCTGGAATTGCTCACCGGCCCGTCGCTGCTGCTGCTCGACGAACCCACCACCGGTCTGGATCCGGCGCTGGACCGGCAGGTGATGATGATGCTGCGTCAGCTGGCCGACGCCGGCCGCGTGGTGCTGGTGGTCACCCACTCGGTGTCCTACCTCGACGTCTGTGACCAGCTGCTGCTGGTGGCCCCCGGCGGCAAGACGGCGTTTCTCGGTCCGCCCAGCCAGATCGGCGCGGCGATGGGCACCACCAACTGGGCCGACATCTTCGCCAAGGTGGGCGCCGACCCGGATGAGGCCAACCGTCGCTTCCTGGCCGAAAACCAGCACCAGCTGCCGCAGGTGCCGTCCGAACACAGCCCGGCGGCCGATCTGGGTGAAGCGCCGCACGCCAACGCGTTTCGCCAGTTCTCCACGATCGCGCGCCGGCAGATACGGCTGGTCATCTCCGACCGCGGTTACACGGTGTTCCTCGCGCTGTTGCCGTTCCTGATCGGCATTCTGACCCTCACCGTGCGCGGCAACAGCGGATACGGCATGTCCGATCCGCTGGGCAACAATCCCGCTCAGCCCGACCAGATTCTGGTGATGCTCAACGTCGGTGCGGTGTTCATGGGTACCGCGCTGACGATCCGGGACCTGATCGGTGAGCGACCCATCTTCCGCCGAGAACAGGCGGTCGGCCTCTCGACGGGCGCCTATATGGGCGCGAAAATCGTGGTGTTCTCGACGTTCGCAATCGTCCAGGCCGCGATCGCGACGATCATTTCGGTGATCGGGTGGGGCAAGCCGATCTCCAACGCCGTGATCCTGGGCGACGTCAACTTCGAACTGTTCGTCACCGTGGCGGCGACGTGTGTGGGTGCGGCACTGCTCGGCATGGCACTGTCGGCGCTGGCCCAATCCCAGGACCAGATCATGCCGATGCTGGTGGTGTCGATCATGAGTCAGCTGGTGTTCTCCGGCGGCATGATCTGGGTGACCAACCGGGCCGTGCTCGACCAGTTGTCGTGGGTCACGCCCGCGCGGTGGGGCTTCGCGGCCTCGGCGTCGACGATCGACACGCATCGACTGATACCGGGTCCGACCGACCCGAAAGACCAGCACTGGAATCACACCAAGAGCGCATGGCTGTTCGATATGGCCATGCTCGGAGTCCTGTGCATAAGCTATAGCGCGATCGTCTGGTGGAAGATCCGGCTGAAACGACGCTGA
- a CDS encoding pyridoxamine 5'-phosphate oxidase family protein yields MPADDPVTVLSEEDSWDLLSSAALGRFVVVTNGRAEIFPINYITQRRTLVFRTATGTKLYQAVMSDQIAFEADGYTDVEGWSVIIQGRAHLLTAADEILDAEEAPLLAWPATVKPHFVRVVPMEISGRRFKFGTAPVR; encoded by the coding sequence ATGCCTGCAGACGATCCGGTGACTGTGCTCAGCGAAGAAGACAGCTGGGACTTGCTATCGAGCGCGGCATTAGGCCGTTTTGTCGTCGTCACGAACGGCCGCGCCGAGATCTTTCCGATCAACTACATCACCCAGCGCCGGACGCTGGTCTTCCGAACTGCTACGGGTACCAAGCTCTACCAGGCCGTCATGAGCGACCAGATAGCTTTCGAGGCCGACGGCTACACCGACGTCGAGGGGTGGAGTGTGATCATCCAGGGCAGGGCACACCTGCTGACGGCCGCCGACGAGATCCTCGACGCCGAGGAAGCGCCGTTGCTGGCGTGGCCGGCAACGGTGAAGCCCCACTTCGTCCGGGTGGTGCCGATGGAGATCTCCGGGCGCCGGTTCAAGTTCGGCACCGCGCCGGTTCGGTAG